The Lentimicrobiaceae bacterium genomic sequence TGGCTTACCAAACACGAAATTGCGGACCTGTTTAACGTGCCTGTCAGTATGGTTGGAAATAACCTGAGTGCTATTTTCAAATCCGGCATATCGAACAAAGAAGACGTTACCAGTGTTCATTCGTTTGAACGGAACGGAAAACCATGTACAACGACGCTTTACAATCTCGAAGCGTTGATATTGGTC encodes the following:
- a CDS encoding virulence RhuM family protein, encoding WLTKHEIADLFNVPVSMVGNNLSAIFKSGISNKEDVTSVHSFERNGKPCTTTLYNLEALILVCYRIASFEARAFRQWVMNALCEYTRDDKNIHVGEVLITYNPMENLHSIIHLN